A region of the Leptospira inadai serovar Lyme str. 10 genome:
CAGAAAGAATTATCAATATCTGGAAGGTTTGAATTCCCCCGATTTCGTCCTGATGTTTTTACATAACGAACCGGCCCTATTTTGGGCCTTACAAAAGGATCCGGCCCTGGCTCTCGAGGCGTATCAACAAAATATTCTGATCGTGACTCCTTCTTCCTTAATGATTTCGCTTAAGATGGTATCGAATATATGGAGATTGGAGGATCAGGATCGGAATGCGAAAGAAATCGCTCGTCAGTCGGGTCTACTCCTCGAAAAGCTGGGCAATTTCGTAGGCGATCTGGAAAAAGTCGGAGGGTCTTTAACGGCAACCCAAGGACATTACGATAATGCGATGAAAAAATTGAAAACCGGAAAAGGAAACGTACTTAAAAAAGCGGGAGAGATCATGGAACTCGGAGCGACCGTTTCCAAAGATGAGACCAAGAAGCGATTGGCCACATTTCTAAACGAGGAAGACGGGGATGAACCTAGCCTTTTGTCGCCCGATTAAGGAATTTTAGGCAAGATCGGGGCCGGGAGCATATCGCTTCGCACGAATCGGCAATCGCTCCGTACAGCGTTTTAAATAAAGATTGGCCGCTTTGTCTCCGGGATAAACGCGTAAAGCATCCCGGAACGTTTCTCCGGCGTCCATATATCGTCCGGCAAAAAAAGCATCCAATCCTTTTTCATAATATTCCTTCGAATTTCTGAAGGCCTCCCTTTCGGTGGCGCTTAAATAATCTCCGATTTCATAAATAAAAATCTCATCCATTTTTCCTTTGACTCGAATTTTATCCAATTTTCGAATTAGAAAGCGATCGGGTTTTTCCAGAAGCGAAAAAGAATCGGCGCTGATTAGAATATTCGCCCCGTAATATTTCGTAAGGTGTTCCAAACGGGAAGCGACATGAACGGCCTCCGAAATCACCGTGCTCTCCATTCTCCCTTCGGCCCCGATTAGACCTAAAATTAACGACCCCGTATGGATTCCGATTCCGACTCGAATCGCTCTTTCCCCGACCCTCTGCCGGTTATAGGAAAGAATTTCCGTCTGCATTTGAATAGCAGCATACACCGCATCGTCAGGCCGTTCCGAAAATAAGGCCATGATACCGTCGCCGAAATATTTATCCACAAAACCGTGATTTGTCCGAATTAACGGTTCCATCTTATTTAAATAATTATTAAGAAACTCGAAACTTTCCTTGCCGTTCATGCTTTCCGAAATTTCGGTGAAAGACCTGATATCGGAGAAAAGAATCGTCATTTTCTTTCTGATCTGGTCGCCGGGAAGTATATCGGCAATATTCCTTTTTTCTAAAAGTCCCAGAAAACGACGAGGAACAAAACGGCTATAGGTCATATTAAGCCTTAGCATCTCTTCGGTTAATAATTCCTTTTCCTTATAGAGATCCCCGTATCGAGAAGACAATACGAAGGCTTCGATAAGTACGAGAGTTAAAAAACCGAAAGGTATCAAAAAGCGGATTCCCAAAATTTGATGAGCGGAAAGAACGTCCAAGACTCCCGTCGCGGATAGCGTAAAAAAACCGAATAATAACGGAGCGGCGTACGGTTTTTTATTCAGGACCGCGCGACAAAGCACGTAAACGGCCAGAATAATTGCGGCAAACAGGACCGCCTGATAATAAGGAATTACTTTCGAAGCTTCGGGAAATGGGAGAAGGGAACTTACGGCGAAACCGCAGGCTA
Encoded here:
- a CDS encoding adenylate/guanylate cyclase domain-containing protein: MNTLGPIDGRNAKIFRLFQFLFLSLLLWSCVTSCRKNLFYHPKAVAGILDLRDWNVAEHPLIDLDGEWEYYPGLLSPSDRIPGSKSSLTVPGTWNGSGYGTLKLKLLLPEHSNAFAFYSKGQATAFTLYANGEKILNSGTPGADRQSSIPGSRPSFHELNQSSSEISITLEISNFYHRTGGLWYGIRFGDSEELRKEISQFRDMDLFFGGIFFLTFLYHIGLFLIRRKDRSPLPFGLFCLVLFVRLFVTEDKILLSYFPFWGYETSMRLEYLTFYISLPLGLHYLRHTFPEFFPKVWIRGFYILACGFAVSSLLPFPEASKVIPYYQAVLFAAIILAVYVLCRAVLNKKPYAAPLLFGFFTLSATGVLDVLSAHQILGIRFLIPFGFLTLVLIEAFVLSSRYGDLYKEKELLTEEMLRLNMTYSRFVPRRFLGLLEKRNIADILPGDQIRKKMTILFSDIRSFTEISESMNGKESFEFLNNYLNKMEPLIRTNHGFVDKYFGDGIMALFSERPDDAVYAAIQMQTEILSYNRQRVGERAIRVGIGIHTGSLILGLIGAEGRMESTVISEAVHVASRLEHLTKYYGANILISADSFSLLEKPDRFLIRKLDKIRVKGKMDEIFIYEIGDYLSATEREAFRNSKEYYEKGLDAFFAGRYMDAGETFRDALRVYPGDKAANLYLKRCTERLPIRAKRYAPGPDLA